A single genomic interval of Daucus carota subsp. sativus chromosome 1, DH1 v3.0, whole genome shotgun sequence harbors:
- the LOC108196529 gene encoding fe(2+) transport protein 1 has protein sequence MATKLIKLLCIFFILISLFSTLVVSESLECEDESKDKCNNKQKALPLKVIAIFSILITSMIGVSLPLLTRSIPALSPDRSLFVIVKAFAAGIILGTGFMHVLPDSFDMLRSSCLSEDPWHKFPFSGFLAMLSAIVTLMVDSLATSFYVGKNSAGIKPETQIEAGDQEMAATSGHFHAHHHGHLPQPKEGVENSQLLRYRVVAMVLELGIVVHSVVIGLSLGASNNTCTIKPLVAALCFHQMFEGMGLGGCILQAEYKLVKKMVMVFFFSITTPLGIAIGLAMSTSYKENSPSALITVGLLNASSAGLLIYMALVDLLAADFMGPKLQRSIKLQLKAYVAVFLGAGGMSLMAKWA, from the exons ATGGCTACAAAGCTCATTAAGCTCCTCTGCATCTTCTTCATCCTCATTTCTCTCTTCTCCACTCTGGTGGTCTCCGAATCATTGGAATGCGAGGATGAGTCTAAAGACAAGTGCAACAACAAGCAGAAGGCCTTGCCCCTGAAAGTCATTGCCATTTTTTCGATTTTGATCACTAGCATGATTGGAGTGTCATTGCCTCTTCTTACACGTTCGATTCCTGCTCTGAGTCCAGACAGAAGCCTGTTTGTCATAGTTAAGGCCTTTGCAGCAGGGATTATTCTAGGAACAGGGTTCATGCATGTTTTGCCTGATTCATTCGACATGTTGAGATCGAGCTGCCTGTCTGAGGATCCGTGGCATAAGTTTCCATTCAGTGGATTTCTTGCAATGCTGTCTGCTATAGTAACTCTTATGGTGGACTCACTAGCAACTAGCTTTTATGTTGGGAAGAATAGTGCGGGGATCAAACCTGAAACTCAAATTGAGGCCGGTGATCAGGAAATGGCAGCAACCAGTGGCCACTTTCATGCACACCATCACGGCCACCTTCCTCAGCCTAAAGAGGGAGTTGAAAATTCACAGCTTCTGCGGTATCGGGTGGTTGCTATG GTACTGGAGTTAGGAATAGTGGTACATTCTGTGGTAATAGGGCTTTCATTAGGAGCCTCAAATAACACATGCACAATAAAGCCACTTGTGGCTGCACTCTGCTTCCATCAAATGTTTGAAGGAATGGGCCTTGGTGGTTGCATCCTTCAG GCCGAATACAAGCTTGTGAAGAAGATGGTGATGGTATTCTTCTTCTCAATAACAACTCCTTTAGGAATAGCCATAGGACTAGCAATGTCTACCTCATACAAAGAAAATAGCCCGAGTGCACTGATCACCGTGGGACTACTGAACGCGTCATCAGCCGGGCTTTTGATATACATGGCACTGGTAGATTTGCTTGCAGCAGACTTCATGGGGCCAAAGTTGCAAAGGAGCATCAAGCTCCAGCTTAAAGCCTATGTTGCAGTTTTTCTGGGAGCTGGTGGCATGTCTCTTATGGCCAAATGGGCTTAA
- the LOC108197278 gene encoding BOI-related E3 ubiquitin-protein ligase 1 has translation MALEARHHNHFSPQIITNNREFGKIDEAKLNNPVQMASANPFATTMENPWMGMNHQFMGMNNMVIQPETNFVKVENEVPVILPNDPRKRSRDSMENQFDNLNIPPMITDDVPPGFAPQTNFLQDEYHQWDIDYILSQFTKNIKVELETQTERDLKFLLASLTSKFIKKMKIQSEKISRIAKLNMALQERAKALCAETQLYKDIARHAELTNMSLRRDFDRILAKVSQHNRPMPNEAAEQDAESCYGSTDFGNNDQGVDQDVTTRIPEICNRMCKKCGERESSVLLLPCRHLCLCGVCGSSVQANCPVCDTGMTATVHVCLT, from the exons ATGGCACTTGAAGCTAGGCACCACAATCATTTCTCTCCGCAAATCATCACAAACAATAG GGAATTCGGGAAGATTGATGAGGCCAAGCTAAACAATCCTGTACAAATGGCTAGTGCAAATCCTTTTGCTACCACAATGGAAAATCCGTGGATGGGCATGAATCATCAGTTTATGGGAATGAATAATATGGTGATTCAACCGGAAACTAATTTCGTTAAGGTGGAGAATGAAGTCCCGGTCATCCTACCAAATGACCCAAGAAAACGTTCTAGAGATTCAATGGAAAATCAGTTCGACAATCTCAACATCCCTCCTATGATCACAGATGATGTTCCTCCAGGTTTTGCACCACAAACCAATTTTCTGCAGGATGAGTATCATCAATGGGACATAGACTATATCCTTTCCCAATTT ACCAAGAACATTAAAGTGGAACTCGAGACACAAACAGAGCGAGACCTGAAATTTTTGCTGGCTAGTTTAACATCAAAGTTCATAAAAAAGATGAAAATCCAAAGTGAAAAAATTTCCAGGATTGCCAAACTAAACATGGCACTCCAAGAAAGAGCCAAGGCTCTTTGTGCTGAAACACAGCTCTATAAAGACATTGCGCGCCACGCTGAACTCACCAACATGTCTCTCCGCAGAGACTTTGACAGAATCCTAGCCAAGGTCAGCCAGCACAACAGGCCTATGCCAAACGAGGCTGCTGAGCAAGACGCGGAGTCTTGTTATGGAAGTACTGATTTCGGAAACAATGATCAAGGGGTCGACCAGGATGTCACTACAAGAATTCCCGAGATTTGCAATAGGATGTGTAAGAAATGCGGGGAAAGGGAATCAAGCGTTTTGCTTCTGCCCTGCAGGCATCTTTGCCTTTGCGGTGTGTGTGGGAGCAGTGTTCAAGCGAATTGCCCGGTGTGTGACACTGGAATGACTGCAACGGTGCATGTTTGCCTCACTTGA
- the LOC108196035 gene encoding uncharacterized protein LOC108196035: protein MANQEMGSVGSINLRNGESMVDLTGRVHQLPCCIKFTGPSPVSHYFKPKSTDVEVDGLSVNEAYFRGRKLQGTTMPLPQGYSGFVIGKKKVGKRKASDKSEEDSGCWETNAKFQNVTFWNHDSLPSQDDAFLRTFHWLAVAKALHQPVTTEDLESASINL from the exons atgGCCAATCAAGAAATGGGAAGCGTTGGTAGCATCAATCTGAGGAATGGTGAATCCATGGTGGATCTAACGGGTCGGGTCCATCAGCTACCATGCTGTATTAAGTTTACTGGGCCTTCCCCTGTTTCGCACTACTTCAAGCCCAAATCCACGG ATGTTGAGGTTGATGGTTTGAGTGTGAATGAAGCGTATTTTAGAGGAAGGAAGTTGCAGGGCACGACAATGCCTCTTCCGCAAGGCTATTCTG GATTTGTCATTGGAAAGAAAAAGGTAGGTAAGAGAAAAGCTTCTGACAAGTCTGAGGAAGATTCAGGTTGCTGGGAGACGAATGCAaaatttcaaaatgtaacattCTGGAATCATGACAGTCTTCCATCACAAGACGATGCTTTCTTGCGAACTTTTCATTGGCTTGCTGTTGCCAAAGCG CTGCACCAGCCAGTAACCACCGAAGATTTGGAATCTGCATCAATTAACCTGTAG
- the LOC108214535 gene encoding lectin: MGASESSQHDQANAQPSNEKPSTLTSKNSEEGHTNPIPDAISQRRTELGSELKPPPHNYEAIVKDAAIDKSSTEKLYQQLYTGVLLNQKKQKYWVDKKSHANCFMLYARSLSITWSEDRRFWHWPYDSESDGVFVDVAELLNVCWLEVYGKLEASMLSPGVLYEFAFVVMLKDPAYGWEVPVNLRLTLPDGTKQEHKENLMEKPRGRWIEIVIGEFMALQDKPGKIECSLFEYEGGKWKKGLLIKGVAIRPKASIKV; encoded by the exons ATGGGAGCATCTGAGAGCTCACAACATGATCAGGCTAACGCCCAACCATCTAATGAGAAACCCTCCACACTAACCTCGAAAAACTCTGAAGAAGGCCACACTAATCCGATCCCGGATGCAATTTCTCAGAGAAGGACAGAATTAGGATCAGAACTAAAGCCACCTCCTCATAACTATGAAGCCATTGTAAAAGATGCGGCCATTGACAAGTCCTCAACTGAAAAGCTTTACCAGCAGCTCTACACTGGAGTGTTACTTAACCAAAAGAAACAG AAGTATTGGGTGGACAAGAAGTCCCATGCCAACTGTTTCATGTTGTATGCGAGGAGTCTTTCAATAACTTGGAGCGAAGACAGACGTTTCTGGCACTGGCCTTATGACAGTGAAAG TGATGGTGTGTTCGTCGATGTTGCTGAATTGCTAAACGTATGCTGGCTAGAAGTGTATGGGAAACTCGAGGCATCAATGCTTTCACCTGGGGTGCTGTACGAATTTGCTTTCGTGGTCATGTTAAAAGATCCTGCATATGGATGGGAAGTTCCAGTAAACCTGAGGCTTACTCTTCCCGATGGAACTAAACAAGAACACAAAGAAAATTTGATGGAAAAGCCAAGAGGAAGGTGGATAGAGATTGTCATAGGCGAATTTATGGCCTTGCAGGATAAACCTGGAAAGATTGAGTGTTCTTTATTTGAATATGAAGGTGGAAAGTGGAAGAAAGGCTTGCTTATTAAAGGGGTGGCAATCAGGCCAAAAGCATCTATCAAGGTCTAG
- the LOC108197211 gene encoding lectin, producing the protein MAQAFSHDGIRSLWSQCEESKKLHFISQDKPSLVGQLNARDLSITSGSDLCHWKWSHVKDGISGDMNEVAELLEIRCLQIDGRYEANKLKQGLLYEVQYVVMLKDNHTITTPLKLVLTLPDGTKHESTKNLMEEPRNHMIGLKLGHFLTQNLGGDVKFSLVENSSAQKRGLVVIGALIVPNIV; encoded by the exons ATGGCACAAGCATTTAGCCACGACGGTATCAGATCATTGTGGTCTCAATGTGAAGAAAGTAAGAAACTCCATTTTATCTCCCAGGACAAACCG AGTCTTGTGGGACAACTAAATGCAAGGGATCTGTCTATCACTTCTGGTTCAGATCTTTGTCACTGGAAATGGAGTCATGTAAAAGACGGCATAAG TGGTGATATGAACGAAGTTGCTGAACTGCTTGAGATTCGCTGCCTTCAAATTGATGGAAGATATGAGGCGAATAAGCTCAAACAAGGATTGCTGTACGAGGTGCAATATGTGGTGATGCTGAAAGACAACCACACCATTACTACTCCACTGAAGCTTGTACTTACTCTTCCCGATGGAACAAAACATGAAAGCACTAAGAATCTGATGGAAGAGCCGAGAAACCACATGATAGGACTCAAACTAGGACACTTTCTCACCCAAAATTTAGGTGGAGATGTTAAGTTCTCTCTGGTGGAGAATAGTTCAGCTCAAAAAAGAGGTTTAGTTGTTATTGGTGCGCTAATCGTGCCTAATATAGTGTAA
- the LOC108224455 gene encoding cytochrome c6, chloroplastic isoform X2, with product MQTLTLIPPRVCKIKSSISTKEIKENRAVAEHGKNEVKFLNIKKMLVPSLMAAALLTLSPVINPPASFGQTAEVHRGASLFNRACIACHVGGGNIIQPGATLFLKDLQRNGVDTEDEIYRVTYYGVWCGL from the exons at GCAGACTTTAACTCTGATTCCACCCAGAGTTTGCAAGATCAAATCCTCCATTTCAACAAAG GAAATCAAAGAAAACAGGGCAGTAGCGGAACATGGTAAAAATGAAGTGAAGTTCTTGAATATCAAGAAAATGCTGGTTCCATCTTTAATGGCTGCTGCACTACTCACCTTATCTCCAGTCATCAATCCTCCAG CATCTTTTGGACAGACTGCTGAAGTACACAGAGGAGCTTCGCTGTTTAATCGAGCTTGCATTGCATGTCATGTTGGAGGAGGAAACATAATTCAGCCA GGTGCAACGCTTTTCTTGAAAGATCTGCAAAG AAATGGAGTTGACACAGAAGATGAGATATACCGTGTAACGTACTATG GGGTTTGGTGTGGATTGTAA
- the LOC108224455 gene encoding cytochrome c6, chloroplastic isoform X1 — protein sequence MQTLTLIPPRVCKIKSSISTKEIKENRAVAEHGKNEVKFLNIKKMLVPSLMAAALLTLSPVINPPASFGQTAEVHRGASLFNRACIACHVGGGNIIQPGATLFLKDLQRNGVDTEDEIYRVTYYGKGRMPGFGVDCKPRGQCTFGARLQDDEIRLLAEFVKSQAAEGWPNIEISGE from the exons at GCAGACTTTAACTCTGATTCCACCCAGAGTTTGCAAGATCAAATCCTCCATTTCAACAAAG GAAATCAAAGAAAACAGGGCAGTAGCGGAACATGGTAAAAATGAAGTGAAGTTCTTGAATATCAAGAAAATGCTGGTTCCATCTTTAATGGCTGCTGCACTACTCACCTTATCTCCAGTCATCAATCCTCCAG CATCTTTTGGACAGACTGCTGAAGTACACAGAGGAGCTTCGCTGTTTAATCGAGCTTGCATTGCATGTCATGTTGGAGGAGGAAACATAATTCAGCCA GGTGCAACGCTTTTCTTGAAAGATCTGCAAAG AAATGGAGTTGACACAGAAGATGAGATATACCGTGTAACGTACTATGGTAAAGGAAGAATGCCA GGGTTTGGTGTGGATTGTAAACCAAGGGGTCAATGCACATTCGGGGCTCGTCTGCAAGATGATGAAATTAGACTTCTAGCAGAGTTTGTGAAATCACAGGCTGCTGAGGGATGGCCAAACATTGAGATTTCAGGAGAGTGA
- the LOC108205148 gene encoding protein NARROW LEAF 1: MDKTRLDLKNKPFGSAPSEESSVDLERNYSKHLDLPSCSPSPLQAVASGGQFSESSAAYFSWPTTSRLNDAAEDRSNYFGNLQKGVLPETFGRLPAGQRATTLLEVLTVRAFHSKILRRCSLGTAVGFRIRRGVLTNIPAILVFVARKVNRQWLQHIHCLPTALEGPGGVWCDVDVVEFSYFGAPAATPKEEFYTELVDGLRGSDPCIGSGSQVASQETYGTLGAIVKSRTGNRQVGFLTNRHVAVDLDYPNQKMFHPLPPSLGPGVYLGAVERATSFITDDQWYGIFAGTNPETFVRADGAFIAFAEDFNISNVSTSVKGVGEIGDVKIIDLQSPIGSLIGRQVVKVGRSSGLTTGTIMAYALEYNDEKGICFFTDFLVVGENQQTFDLEGDSGSLILLIGQNGEKPRPVGIIWGGTANRGRLKLKVGQPPENWTSGVDLGRLLDLLELDLITSKEGLRASIRDQRKASTAGMGSAFEESSAHVRKQLKGCNKKEPLGSIPTEGSSHCRLNPPFMPKEFNIEGSPRSAPSVEHQFIPSAAGMHQHNKQEITESKSLLAASRCEEITISLQLGDPEQKRRKQSDSSLIAKDRN; the protein is encoded by the exons ATGGACAAAACAAGacttgatttaaaaaataaacctTTTGGATCTGCACCATCAGAGGAATCATCTGTGGATCTAGAGAGAAACTACTCTAAACATCTGGACTTGCCTTCATGTAGTCCATCACCTTTACAGGCTGTTGCATCAGGTGGTCAGTTCTCTGAGAGCAGTGCTGCCTACTTCTCATGGCCTACTACCAGCCGGTTAAATGACGCAGCTGAGGATAGGTCAAACTACTTCGGAAACCTACAGAAGGGTGTTTTGCCTGAGACATTTGGGCGCCTGCCTGCAGGACAGCGAGCAACCACTTTGCTTGAAGTATTGACAGTCAGGGCATTTCATAGCAAAATCTTGCGACGTTGTAGTCTTGGCACAGCAGTTGGCTTCCGAATACGGCGTGGTGTTTTGACTAATATACCTGCCATTCTTGTCTTTGTTGCTCGCAAAGTCAACAGGCAATGGCTTCAGCACATTCATTGTTTACCCACTGCTCTAGAG GGACCTGGAGGTGTATGGTGTGATGTAGACGTTGTTGAGTTCTCTTACTTTGGCGCACCTGCTGCGACTCCAAAGGAAGAATTTTACACAGAGCTCGTAGATGGTTTGCGTGGAAGTGATCCCTGCATAGGCTCTGGTTCCCAG GTTGCTAGCCAAGAGACATATGGTACCTTGGGTGCCATTGTGAAAAGTCGAACTGGAAATCGACAAGTTGGTTTTCTCACTAATCGGCATGTAGCAGTTGACCTGGATTACCCTAACCAGAAAATGTTTCATCCTTTGCCACCAAGCCTTGGACCCGGGGTGTATCTGGGTGCCGTGGAGAGAGCAACATCTTTCATAACAGATGATCAGTGGTATGGCATTTTTGCTGGGACAAACCCAG AAACTTTTGTTCGAGCTGATGGAGCATTCATTGCTTTTGCAGAAGATTTTAATATATCCAATGTATCTACATCAGTTAAGGGCGTAGGTGAGATCGGGGATGTCAAGATTATAGACTTGCAGTCTCCTATTGGTAGTCTGATCGGCAGACAAGTAGTGAAAGTAGGACGAAGCTCTGGTTTGACTACAGGGACAATTATGGCTTATGCTTTAGAATACAATGATGAAAAAGGGATCTGTTTCTTTACTGACTTTCTTGTGGTTGGGGAAAACCAGCAAACTTTTGATCTTGAAGGTGACAGTGGAAGCTTAATTCTTCTTATAGGTCAAAATGGTGAAAAACCTAGGCCAGTTGGAATCATTTGGGGTGGGACGGCTAATCGTGGTAGGTTAAAGTTAAAAGTTGGCCAACCTCCAGAGAATTGGACAAGTGGAGTTGATCTAGGCCGCCTTCTTGATCTCCTTGAACTTGATCTCATAACAAGCAAAGAAGGTCTTCGAG CATCTATACGAGATCAAAGGAAAGCTTCAACAGCTGGAATGGGTTCAGCTTTTGAAGAGTCGTCTGCTCATGTGAGGAAACAACTTAAAGGATGCAACAAAAAAGAGCCCCTTGGTTCCATTCCTACTGAAGGTTCATCTCATTGCAGGCTTAACCCACCTTTCATGCCTAAGGAGTTTAACATAGAAGGTAGTCCTAGAAGTGCTCCAAGTGTAGAGCATCAATTCATTCCAAGTGCTGCAGGGATGCATCAACACAATAAACAAGAAATCACAGAATCAAAAAGCCTCCTGGCAGCAAGTAGATGTGAAGAGATTACTATCTCACTGCAATTAGGTGATCCCGAACAAAAAAGAAGGAAACAGTCTGATTCTTCACTGATAGCCAAAGATCGAAACTGA